One window of the Megalops cyprinoides isolate fMegCyp1 chromosome 2, fMegCyp1.pri, whole genome shotgun sequence genome contains the following:
- the sugp1 gene encoding SURP and G-patch domain-containing protein 1 translates to MEGGDSGGRSGWKFKPAQKNKMSVNILRQEELIAQKKREIEAKMAEQAKNSSQTPNKPLPASSPSSQGPSSNKFTNDGSFLQQFLKMQKEKSSAESGSNSEPKNQAATTPGPSGGTQPQKKNILIGKRPGLGISSMLSQFKNYAQAKKTPPRPPRPSIFLSPDEEDEEADDSHYLEVKVSPPEDPETRTILDKMAVFVAEGGPELERKAMEDYKDNPVFSFLYDKNSRDYLYYRRKVAEIRKENPKPETPSRVNVSPPVDEETQRVAEKLARFVADGGPEVEAIAAQHNRDNPAFRFLYEPHSAAHRFYRDKVEEFRRGAQTQSPPPQAREPAVGQKRPAAPPLSTPPPPPPPHYPHLVSSMSPAPAQTQASEAPTAAKRKRKSRWGSEDDKVDIPLPPIIIPPETEPEPDTPSLSAQELRGLGYKKGKPVGLVGVTELSEDQKKQLKEQQEMQEMFDMIMKHKRAMQEMQVMWEKAVRDHQHEYDSDEEVDSQDGTWEHRLRQMEMEKTREWAEQLTEMGKGKHFIGDFLPPEELEKFMETFKALKEGRDPDYSEYKEFKLTVENIGFQMLMKMGWKEGDGLGSDGQGIKNPVNRGTTAVDGAGFGVDRPAELTSNDDEYDAFRKRMMLAYRFRPNPLNNPRRPYY, encoded by the exons ATGGAGGGAGGCGATTCAG GAGGACGATCTGGCTGGAAATTCAAGCCAGCTCAGAAGAACAAGATGAGTGTAAATATTTTGCGACAGGAGGAGCTGATCGCGCAGAAGAAACGGGAAATTGAGGCGAAGATGGCAGAGCAAGCTAAGAACAGCTCACAGACACCCAACAAGCCACTCCCAGCAAG TTCACCAAGTTCACAAGGACCCTCTTCCAACAAATTTACCAATGATGGAAGCTTCCTACAGCAGTTTCTGAAGATGCAAAAGGAGAAATCAAGTGCAGAGTCAG GATCTAACAGTGAGCCAAAAAACCAGGCGGCCACCACCCCTGGGCCGTCAGGAGGCACTCAGCCCCAGAAGAAGAACATTCTTATCGGAAAGAGGCCTGGCCTGGGCATTAGCAGTATGCTCAGCCAGTTTAAGAATTATGCCCAGGCAAAGAAGActccgccccgcccccctcgaCCAAGTATCTTCCTCTCACCAGatgaagaggatgaggaagctGATGATTCACATTACTTGGAGGTCAAAG TTTCCCCCCCAGAGGACCCCGAGACGCGCACCATCCTGGACAAgatggctgtgtttgtggcGGAAGGGGGGCCTGAGCTAGAGAGGAAGGCCATGGAGGACTACAAAGATAACCCAGTTTTCTC GTTCTTGTATGATAAAAACAGCCGGGACTATCTGTACTACAGACGGAAAGTGgctgaaataagaaaagaaaacccCAAACCAGAGACGCCCTCACGTGTCAATG TCTCCCCCCCAGTGGACGAGGAAACACAGCGAGTGGCCGAAAAGCTGGCCAGGTTTGTGGCGGATGGCGGCCCGGAAGTGGAAGCCATCGCCGCCCAGCACAATCGGGACAACCCAGCCTTCAG GTTTTTGTACGAGCCTCATAGTGCAGCCCACCGCTTCTACAGAGACAAGGTAGAAGAGTTCCGGCGGGGGGCGCAGACTCAGAGCCCCCCACCACAGGCCAGGGAGCCTGCGGTGGGACAGAAGAGGCCGGCTGCCCCTCCTTTGAGCACGCCaccccctcctccgccccccCACTACCCGCATCTGGTGAGCTCCATGAGTCCTGCTCCAGCCCAGACGCAGGCCAGTGAAGCTCCCACTGCTGctaagaggaagaggaagagccGCTGGGGTTCTGAAGATGACAAAGTAGACATTCCCCTGCCTCCCATCATCATCCCACCCGAGACTGAACCCGAGCCAGACACCCCCAGCCTCTCTG CCCAGGAGCTGAGGGGTCTGGGATACAAGAAGGGCAAGCCTGTGGGATTGGTGGGAGTGACGGAGCTCTCTGAGGATCAAAAGAAACAACTCAAAGAGCAGCAGGAG ATGCAGGAAATGTTTGACATGATCATGAAGCACAAGCGGGCCATGCAGGAGATGCAGGTGATGTGGGAGAAGGCAGTGCGGGACCACCAGCATGAGTACGACAGCGACGAGGAGGTGGACTCGCAGGACGGCACCTGGGAGCACCGTCTGCGgcagatggagatggagaagacTCGCG AGTGGGCAGAACAGCTGACTGAGATGGGTAAAGGGAAGCACTTCATTGGTGATTTCCTGCCACCTGAGGAGCTGGAGAAGTTCATGGAGACCTTTAAGGCACTGAAG GAAGGCCGTGACCCAGACTATTCTGAGTACAAGGAGTTCAAGCTGACAGTGGAGAACATCGGCTTCCAGATGCTCATGAAGATGGGCTGGAAGGAGGGAGATGGGCTGGGCTCTGATGGACAGGGCATAAAGAACCCTGTCAACAG GGGCACCACTGCAGTGGACGGGGCAGGATTTGGAGTGGACCGACCTGCAGAGCTGACCAGCAATGATGATGAATATGATGCCTTCCGCAAGAGGATGATGCTGGCCTACCGTTTCAGACCCAACCCCTTG AACAATCCGAGGAGACCGTACTACTGA